The region gctcaggggcccaacactggcaactagGCAGTAGTGGAGCTTCAACCAGCAGCCTTTCTGATTCCACCAagcctccactgctgactgtaaATGTGCTCCTGCACTCCTTCTTGGGCCATACAGCAGAGTAGGTGCAACCAGGGAATTGGATATATCCAAATCAGGAACAAACTTAGCAGATAACGTTTTATTTTCTAATTAGGACCATAAATATGATCCATTATCACCATGAAGAGAAAGCCAGTGTTGTGCCAAATTCTGACTCCGCCCCCCTAGTACAGGAGTGCTGGTCTGGTCCCAGTAAGGGTTTTGAGATCCGTCCCGTCTTATAACAAACTGCGATTCACGATTCTGTTCTTCATGCTAACGTTCTACGTCCTGATCTCATGTTGGTGGCTGATGGTCAGGAAGCGGTCAGGTTCATTCCTCACGCGTCTGTTGTTCCCGTGTTCTGTACAGGTTAGCGTTTACCTCCAGAACTGGTCTCATGTACTAAGCTACGTCAGTAAGGCTGAATCCACTCCAGAGATAGCAGAGGTGAGTGTGCACTGTTGCTGTCCACacctttattataataatgagtGGAAATCAGGGtttgtttttatcattttatcattTCACAGCAACGAGGGGAGAGAGACAGTCAGAACCAGGCTGTTCTCACAAAGCTCAAATGTGCTGcaggtattattattgttataatattatatttattcctatcattattattactactgtcgttattatcattattattattattatagtattattacattgtcataataataattaataataatatatttttatattcattcaaatattgttattaaaatatttatattattattattgtatcatATTATTTTGATagctatatgtatttatattatatttttattaatatatttaatatatttattttaatgcttttatatttattgttattattattgctgctgtttttgttataattattataaattatttaaatcacttttctgtagtaaatatttaatttttacacTCGAGACTTGAGCTGGATGTAAAATGCCAAAGAAAAAAATGGATGATTTATTAGAAAATTTGCTCTTACTACGTTTACAATCAGATTTGATAAATAACGACTGGTGTGATCTCGTATTGATCAGCTGGTGTAAtcgatctctctctctctctctctcactacaGGACTGGCAGAACTGGCATCAAGAAAGTATAAACCTGCTGCCAAGTGCTTTCTGCAGGCTTCGTTCGACCACTGCGACTTCCCCGAGGTCTGTGTTCACGTTTCCCCCCCCTGCATGATGTCAGAGTTCGTCAggctgaaatctggcaaccctgctgaAAGTGCTCAGGTTTCCCAGAAGCCTGATTTGCTTGTCCACCATCGAGCTTCTGAGTTTTAATCTCTAATTGAGTTTTCTTTCTGCTCCTGCAGCTTCTCTCACCTAGTAACGTAGCAGTTTATGGAGGATTCTGCGCTCTGGCTACTTTCGACAGGCAGGAGCTTCAGCGTAACGTCATCTCCAGCAGGTACGGAGAAACATGCGTGTGCTGATGAGTGTACCAGAGATACGTGTGGTCttaaatagtgtgtgtgtgtgtgtgtgtgtgtgtgtgtgtgtttactcacCTTACTGCCACCATTATAGAAAATACTCCTCTCTAACTGACAGTCTTTATTTAATACCTGAAAATATCTGTTGTTACATCCtattgtacaaagtcactattcttcttattatttttcttattgtaattgttatatttaatgttattaatttattattatttaaattattgttttattattatttattttttaaatgttcttggcatttaataatattattattattactattaaatgtattaatattattgatgttataatttattattaattattaaattatcatcattgtaattatgatttaattttatttaatttattcttgttattactattagaagtataattttatttatttcaaattgtatttattatattaattattatttttattgctattattattattgataatgttacttttattaatcatttattgtaattatttaaattatcattataattactattatttatttattataaatattactattatatttatcattagtagtattttgtttatttaatttgttattattattattattatctactattattattaataataatgtcatgaCTAGTAGGAGGAAAGCATTTACAGTACCACTGCAGGTCCTAAGTACATGTGGCCGGTTCGAGCACGTGGTTGTTACTAGATGAATAAGTGTATGTTGCTGATTaacggctgtgtgtgtgtgtgtgtgtgtgtgtgttctctccCTACAGCtcctttaaattatttttagagtTGGAACCCCAAGTGCGTGATATAATCTTCAAGTTTTATGAGTCCAAGTACGCGTCGTGTCTGAAAATGCTGGACGACATGAAGGTGAggatgatgagtgtgtgtttgtggagtGGTTAGTGGTTAGTGATGCTGGTTCCTGTGCTGTACtaagtgctgtgtgtgtgtgtgtgtgtgtgtgtgtgtgtgtgtgtgtgtgtgtgtgtgtgtgtgtgtgtgtgtgtgtgtgtgtgtgttgtaggatAATCTTCTGTTAGACATGTACCTGGCTCCTCACGTAAGaacactgtacacacagatCAGGAACAGAGCTCTCATACAGGTACGTTCACTCCTATTCCACCTTCCTGTTCCAAATCACACCTCCACTGCCCcacggagagccacagactatcaCACGGCCAGTCACCCACCTATTATTTTTACCTGCCAGTAGTGGGACCAGTCCTTTCACCAGTCCTGGAGAGCACATAGCAGCAGCAAGGAGAATCCCCATTCCAACCTTGTTTCCTTTGGTGGGATGGTGGAGCgattgcgccctctgctggccggtcgaggcgcctgcacaTGGGACGGTTGATTCACAGATAGCAGTGCAGGACACGATACCGCTCTCTGTGTGACTCCGTCTTTGGGAGGTGAATAGAAGCAGTTAGCTACTGCCCATGTGTTAGAACAGGCGTGTGATAGTCTGCGGCGCTCCTCGGTCAGGGTGGAGGAAGTTACgattggggaattggatatgactagattaagagaatacatgtagagaaacaaccCACAGTAATCACTGATTCTGACCTgttgtggctgtgtgtgtgtgtgtgtgtgtgtgtgtgtgtgtgtgtgtgtgtgtgtgcagtacttTAGTCCGTACGTATCTGCAGATATGAGTAAGATGGCGATCGCGTTTAACACCACAGTGGCGGCGCTGGAGGACGAACTCACCCAGCTCATCCTGGAGGGGCTGATCAACGCTCGTATCGACTCACATagcaaggtacacacacacacacacacaccattctgATGCGCTCTCAGCGCTGGTCCCAAGCCCCTGATACAATACGGAGGGTTGTGACGGATTAGTACAGAGTCCCAGCACGTACAGAGTGCCAGACATATTCCGATAGTACCTCagccagacagcaggagtcgctgtttCAGTGGCTACCATCCCCCCAGACTTTCCTCTTCTActgcacgtgtcaaactcaatccGGCCGCCACGTCATTTTGTCACCTATGAGAGCTTAAAAGGCGTACGATTGTCTTGCATGTCGATTCTGTGACCCGTGAAGTGACCGCATCCGGCCACTAgatggcatcgtttccacatcagtgtttaactgaggcgagtttccaacaagtgatgtcgAGAAACatctacaaataatcccaaaccGTCCCGAAATTGATGCAGAAGGAAGAGGATTTATCTGTTGTTGACATGGGAATCGGATATGACCCGACGCTCGTGTGTGCAGATCCTGTATGCGCGTGACGTGGATCAGAGGAGCACCACCTTCGAGAAGTCACTGCAGATGGGGAAGGAGTTCCAGAGAAGAACCAAAGCCATGATCCTGAGAGCGGCGGTATTGCGCAACCAGATCCACGTCAAGGTAACCCAGCCCTccgtcatatccagttccccctatatggtcaaaagtgtttggacacctgaccttagGCTTGTCGGACAATCGAGCGACcactgtgtgatctttttagctctGATTGGCGCTGATTGGCCATTTGATGTTCCTGTTCATTccagggcaggtgtagcctagcggttaaggtgctggactagtgatgaaaaggtttctggttcaagccccaccactgccaggttgctactgttgggcccttgagtaaggccctaaACCCATGATGCTCCGAATAAAGTTCTGCACTAGTTGTAGATGGGCTATACTGGTCCACGAGATCAGCAAGCCTGGGCTGAACCGTTTAGGTTTCTTGCTaaattaaaattacaaaaacatgcagtaaacaataaagttttaaaaagaTTAACACATTAAATcctgatgtatcaaatatgatacaaaaCTTCAGTTTCGAAAAACTAGAATCTCTGGGCTGTTTTGGTGGTTTAGGCTTTAAACTGTTAAAGGAACTTTATTGTTAGAATGTGATGCTGACCACTCACCCTAACCCTCCATCCTCTCCTCCCCCTCCGTCCACAGTCTCCTCCCAGAGAAGGCAGCCAAGGCGAACTGACGCCCGCCAACAGCCAAACGCGAATGAGCACCAACATGTGAGCGCTGGACCGGTCGCCTCTGGTGGGAGCGCAGCGGGGGCCGCAGCGTCGTAGATCCTCATTCTAGAGTTCAGTTCTGTTCCCCCCCTTCCCCACCCCAACCCCTCCCCCGCCGACGAAATCACAATCTAAAGACTTTATTTAAGTTGGGACGAAAGGCGAGAGCACCCCGACGCCCCCCCTAACCCCCACGATTgaacaaaaagagaaaaaaacgagataaaaacaataaaaaaagagagtAAAGGCATAAGGAGACGGATGAGAATGTAATGGCACTTGcgctgtgtgtttgtaagagatTCAGCACTTTCCTCTGTAACATGTGACAAAACGTTGATTCCACACGGGAACGAGAAACTCATCACAGaacatgcttttaaaataaatctacaTCAGAAAACATCCTCAACGCTTCTGTTATTTCATTATTAGACTGGTCacatgtttctacacacacacacacacacacacacacacacacacacacacacacaccgatcagacataacattatgacctattgtcttggtcccccttttgctgccaaaacagccctgaagctgtgctgtggtatctggcaccaaggtgtcagcagcagatcctttaactcctgtaagttgtgaggtggagcctccatggatcggacttgtctgtacagcacgtcccacagatgctcgattggattgagatctggggaatctggaggccgagtcgacacctcaaactggttgttgtgctcctcatgctttgtggcagggagcatcatcctgccgaaagaggccacagatatcagggaagcgtctccatcacagggtgaacatggtctgtaacgatgcttaggtaggagctacgtgtcagagtaacgtccacatggatggctggtttttcccagcagaacgtcgcccagggcatcacaccgcctccgccggctcgccttcttcccataatgcatcctggtgccgtgtgttccccaggtaagcgacgcagaccaggccaccttcttccattgctccatggtccagttccgatgctcacgtgcccattgttggcactttaggtggtggacaggggtcagcatggacaCCCTGACTAATTAtatgataatcagtgttattcacttcatctgtcgtaggtcataatgttatgcctggtcggtgtatagtgtacgaggatcttcaaaaagtttcagcactttttaacTATTAAGAATTTAATCAACAAActtcatcacttttctacatcgtcccCCTCTGATGCACTTTTAATGCTGTCAGCAAAAAAATCTTAGCcgctgatgcgccgctgctttcacatcatcaccacgtgaaaatcttcttccccttaaagtttCTTTCAGCCCCCAGAAAGgtgtaaatcagatggagctaaatctggactataagcgtctctcagtcacgagcgattcctcctcctccaccctcactgCTTATAACAACAATTTATACGAGAGATCTTCAGAAAGTTTCCTCACGTGTATATTGTGATGTATTTAAATGTGCTTGTACGAGCAGGCAGAAGTTTCTCCACTAGGGGGAGCTCTGGCTTTGTATTATTGTAACatgatgaataataactccACACGCAAACAAGATTCTAATAGAATTAAAATCTTTATTCTCTGTAAAAACCTTCAGTGTAATAAGACAGATTTGTAGTAAAAACAGCAGACGGATATACGTCACTTCCTGTAC is a window of Trichomycterus rosablanca isolate fTriRos1 chromosome 22, fTriRos1.hap1, whole genome shotgun sequence DNA encoding:
- the gps1 gene encoding COP9 signalosome complex subunit 1; protein product: MPLPVQVFNFQGAVEPMQIDADPQEDQQNAPDANYVVENPTLDLEQYTSSYSGLMRIERLQFIADHCPQLRVEALKMALSFVQRTFNVDVYEEIHRKLTEATREMQGVPDAVPDGAVEPPPLDTAWAESTRKKALLKLEKLDTDLKNYKGNSIKESIRRGHDDLGDHYLDCGDLSNALKCYSRARDYCTSAKHVINMCLNVIKVSVYLQNWSHVLSYVSKAESTPEIAEQRGERDSQNQAVLTKLKCAAGLAELASRKYKPAAKCFLQASFDHCDFPELLSPSNVAVYGGFCALATFDRQELQRNVISSSSFKLFLELEPQVRDIIFKFYESKYASCLKMLDDMKDNLLLDMYLAPHVRTLYTQIRNRALIQYFSPYVSADMSKMAIAFNTTVAALEDELTQLILEGLINARIDSHSKILYARDVDQRSTTFEKSLQMGKEFQRRTKAMILRAAVLRNQIHVKSPPREGSQGELTPANSQTRMSTNM